Proteins encoded by one window of Streptomyces sp. NBC_01571:
- a CDS encoding molybdopterin-binding protein has product MSLSIRNQLPGTVTSVTSGEVMATVRLRLDGGQDLTAAITREAVEDLGLAKGSSVRALVKSTEVSLATGPVDGVSIRNQLPGTVTDVATGGAMARVKLAVAGAELTSAITRDAATELGLTAGSAVVALIKSTEVSLSNA; this is encoded by the coding sequence ATGAGCCTGAGCATCCGTAATCAGCTCCCCGGCACCGTCACCTCCGTCACCTCCGGCGAGGTGATGGCGACGGTCAGGCTCCGTCTCGACGGCGGCCAGGACCTGACCGCGGCCATCACCAGGGAGGCCGTCGAGGACCTGGGCCTCGCCAAGGGCTCCTCGGTCCGCGCCCTGGTCAAGTCGACGGAGGTGTCCCTGGCCACCGGCCCGGTCGACGGGGTGAGCATCCGCAACCAGCTCCCCGGCACGGTCACCGATGTCGCCACCGGCGGCGCGATGGCCCGCGTCAAGCTCGCGGTCGCGGGGGCCGAACTGACCTCCGCGATCACCAGGGACGCGGCCACCGAACTGGGCCTGACAGCGGGCTCCGCGGTCGTGGCGCTCATCAAGTCCACCGAGGTCTCCCTCTCCAACGCATGA